The following is a genomic window from Candidatus Rokuibacteriota bacterium.
GGCTGGCGCCCGCCGAGCTCGCCAAGGCCGGGGGCTGGGAATTGAAGCCGGAGGGGCTCTGCCGCGGTCCGCTCTGTGTTCCGGTGCCGCCGGGAGCGTCGTGGATGCGCGGCCGGGGCGCGGATGTCCGCGTGGACGTAAGCGGGCTCTCGCGCCACATGGGCCAGCCCGTGGCCGCGAGCCCCGAGCACGCCGCCTGGTCCATCGGCCTAGCGGCCGAGGACGTGGCGGACCGGCTGCTGGCTCTCGACGCGCCCGACTTCACGCTTCCCGACCTCGACGGGCGGATGCACGCGCTCTCGTCTTTCCGTGGCCGCAAGGTCTTCCTGCTTGCCTGGGCTTCGTGGTGAGGGTGCCGCTTCGACCTGCCCGGGTGGCAGGCGCTGCACGCCCTACTCGAGCCCAAGGGCTTGACCGTCATCACGGTGGCGCTGGACAGCGCGGGCGCCGCCGCGGCCGGGGAGTTCATCCTCGCCGCCAACCCCACTCATCCGTCGCTGATCGACGCCCACTATGAAGTCGCGCGGGCCTACAACATGGTCAACGTACCGACGGCCGTCTGGATCGACGAGGAGGGGCGCATCGTCCGCCCCAATGAGACGGCCTTCGCCGACAACCGCTGGATCGAGTACACGAAGTTCGACATGACGCGGTACCTGGAGGCCGTGCGCGATTGGGCTCTGCGGGGCCCGCAGAGCCCGTACGTGCCCGCCGCGAAGGAGCGGCGCCGACGCCTGTCGGTGCCGACCGCCGAGCACGCGCTGGCTGCCGCCACCTTCCGCCTCGCCGAGCACCTCCACGAGACCGGCCACCCCGAGGCGGCCGTGCCTCTGTTCAAGCGCGCGCAGGCGCTCCAGCCGGAGTCGTGGTGCTTCAAGCGCCAGGCCTGGGCGCTGACCGACGCCGAGAAATTCTACGGCACGAATTTCCAGAAAGAGGTCGCAGCCCTCGCCGGCCGCCCGTACTACACCCCCCTCGATCTCGGAGGATAAGCCGATGAAGTACGGCATCGCGATGTTTCCGACGGACTATGCTATCCAGGCCGATGCGCTCGCGCGCGAGCTCGAGGCGCGCGGCTTCGAGTCGCTGTGGCTGCCCGAGCACACCCACATCCCGGCGAGCCGCAAAAGCCCGTGGCCCGCCGGCGCCGACCTGCCGCGCGAGTACTGGCACACGCTCGATCCCTTCGTGGCCCTCGGCGCCGCCGCCGCGGTGACCAAGACCCTCATGCTCGGCACCGGTATCTGCCTCGTCATCGAGCGCGATCCCATCACGCTCGCCAAGGAAGTGGCGAGCCTCGACCACATCTCGCGCGGCCGCGTGCTCTTCGGGATCGGCGGAGGCTGGAACGCGGAGGAGATGGAGCACCACGGCACCCCGTTTGCCGAGCGCTGGAAGATCCTGCGCGAGCGGATCGCGGCCATGAAGGCGATCTGGACCCAGGATGAAGTCGAGTTCCACGGCAAGTACGTCAACTTCGACAAGCTGTGGTCCTACCCCAAGCCCGTCCAGAAGCCGTACCCGCCCATCCTCATGGGTGGCGCCGGCCCGCACGCGCGACAGCGCGCCGCGGACTTCGACGGCCACTGGATGCCCATCGGCGGCCGGGCTTACAGCGAGCCGATCGCCGAGTCCATGGCGGACTTCCGCGCCCGGGCCGAGAAGGCCGGGCGCGACCCGGCGGCCGTGACCGTGTCCATCTTCGGCGTCCCGCCGGACGCGGACAAGCTGGCCGGCCTGCGCGACGCGGGCGTGGCGCGCGTGGTCTTCTTCGTCCCATCGGCGACCGCGGAC
Proteins encoded in this region:
- a CDS encoding redoxin family protein translates to MAAATATILFPAGKVAVTGEADAEALWLAPAELAKAGGWELKPEGLCRGPLCVPVPPGASWMRGRGADVRVDVSGLSRHMGQPVAASPEHAAWSIGLAAEDVADRLLALDAPDFTLPDLDGRMHALSSFRGRKVFLLAWASWUGCRFDLPGWQALHALLEPKGLTVITVALDSAGAAAAGEFILAANPTHPSLIDAHYEVARAYNMVNVPTAVWIDEEGRIVRPNETAFADNRWIEYTKFDMTRYLEAVRDWALRGPQSPYVPAAKERRRRLSVPTAEHALAAATFRLAEHLHETGHPEAAVPLFKRAQALQPESWCFKRQAWALTDAEKFYGTNFQKEVAALAGRPYYTPLDLGG
- a CDS encoding LLM class F420-dependent oxidoreductase gives rise to the protein MKYGIAMFPTDYAIQADALARELEARGFESLWLPEHTHIPASRKSPWPAGADLPREYWHTLDPFVALGAAAAVTKTLMLGTGICLVIERDPITLAKEVASLDHISRGRVLFGIGGGWNAEEMEHHGTPFAERWKILRERIAAMKAIWTQDEVEFHGKYVNFDKLWSYPKPVQKPYPPILMGGAGPHARQRAADFDGHWMPIGGRAYSEPIAESMADFRARAEKAGRDPAAVTVSIFGVPPDADKLAGLRDAGVARVVFFVPSATADTVLPLLDGYAAVAKKVG